A portion of the Rubeoparvulum massiliense genome contains these proteins:
- a CDS encoding endonuclease MutS2, whose protein sequence is MDSRVYRVLEFDKVKHQVDGLAATSLGKERVLQLQPTIDLQKAIQWQQETQEGVRVLQRKGTPPFGGIFPLQMYWKRAQIGSILQPYELLQVASTLSATRQLKRFFNSLVEEGLGDYPILSPLVAQLTSVRELEEAILQAIGEQGDVLDEASSALRSIRQGIRSLESRIREKLDSMVRSASTQKMLQDPIVTIRNDRYCLPVKQEYRGVFGGIVHDQSASGATLFMEPAAVVQMNNQLREMQGKEEREVERILLELSALVADAAEALEQNSMILSQLDFIFAKAKYALAIRGTEPRLNQERYLRFKQARHPLLPADQVVPIDVELGGDFTQLLITGPNTGGKTVTLKTIGLLSLMAMSGLHLPVAEGGEAAVFSGVYADIGDEQSIEQSLSTFSSHMTNIISILNEMDQDSLVLLDELGAGTDPAEGAALAIAILDYLRLFSTRVVTTTHYPEIKAYAYNTPEAMNASVEFDVDTLRPTYRLLIGIPGRSNAFAIAERLGIPSHIIKHAKAQIGEETRQVENMIQSLEENQKEAELNRTATEALRAEAQSIREQLRLEKERFEQERNQLMEQAKKELEAEMRGRLKEAEQLIQDLRQMALEEETSIKEHRLIEAKRRLEEASQITVPSATGRGVNNRASKDEGPLHPGDPVLVLHLQQKGHIIEQVNATTYLVQIGIMKMKIERKQLERVKEPKQELVHVSRVKAGTTHVPLELDLRGELLEDAIIRVDKYLDEAMIAGLHQVHLIHGKGTGALRKGIQEYLRHHQLVKSYRLGGEGEGGSGVTVVEI, encoded by the coding sequence GTGGATTCGCGCGTCTATCGAGTATTAGAATTTGATAAGGTCAAGCATCAAGTGGACGGATTGGCAGCCACTTCTTTGGGAAAGGAACGAGTCCTTCAGTTACAACCGACAATCGACCTTCAGAAAGCGATCCAATGGCAACAGGAGACACAGGAAGGAGTACGTGTCCTGCAGCGAAAGGGGACACCGCCATTTGGGGGGATCTTCCCCTTACAAATGTATTGGAAGCGGGCACAAATTGGCAGTATCCTACAGCCCTATGAGCTACTGCAGGTGGCTAGTACCTTGTCAGCAACACGGCAATTAAAACGCTTTTTCAATAGCCTGGTAGAAGAGGGGTTGGGTGATTATCCCATTCTTTCTCCCTTGGTGGCTCAATTAACGTCTGTTCGTGAATTGGAGGAAGCCATTCTCCAAGCAATTGGGGAGCAGGGGGACGTCTTGGACGAGGCAAGCTCTGCTTTACGAAGCATTCGTCAGGGAATCCGTTCACTAGAGAGTCGGATTCGTGAAAAGCTAGATTCCATGGTCCGTTCCGCTAGTACACAAAAAATGCTTCAGGATCCCATTGTCACCATCCGAAATGATCGTTATTGTCTTCCTGTTAAGCAGGAATACCGCGGTGTCTTCGGTGGTATTGTTCATGATCAGTCGGCATCGGGAGCAACATTGTTCATGGAGCCCGCGGCTGTAGTGCAGATGAATAATCAATTACGGGAAATGCAAGGGAAGGAAGAGCGAGAGGTTGAGCGTATTCTTCTGGAGCTTTCTGCATTGGTAGCAGATGCTGCTGAGGCGCTGGAACAGAACAGCATGATCTTGTCCCAGCTTGATTTTATCTTCGCGAAGGCGAAGTACGCTCTGGCTATTCGAGGTACTGAACCACGCTTAAATCAAGAGCGTTATCTCCGTTTTAAGCAAGCACGACATCCGCTCCTTCCTGCTGATCAGGTGGTGCCCATCGATGTGGAATTGGGCGGTGATTTTACCCAGCTCTTAATTACGGGACCGAATACTGGTGGGAAGACGGTTACTCTTAAAACCATTGGGCTATTGTCACTAATGGCCATGTCAGGGCTACATCTCCCAGTGGCAGAGGGTGGTGAAGCTGCTGTATTTTCAGGAGTCTATGCAGATATTGGTGATGAACAGAGTATTGAGCAGAGTCTTAGTACCTTTTCATCGCACATGACTAATATTATCTCCATCCTCAACGAGATGGATCAAGATAGCCTCGTGCTATTAGACGAGCTAGGCGCAGGAACCGATCCAGCGGAGGGGGCCGCGTTGGCCATCGCAATTCTGGATTATTTAAGGCTATTTAGTACAAGGGTGGTTACGACCACCCACTATCCAGAGATCAAGGCTTATGCCTACAATACACCAGAAGCGATGAATGCTTCTGTGGAGTTTGATGTAGATACCTTACGTCCAACCTACCGTTTACTCATCGGGATTCCTGGACGGAGTAATGCCTTTGCCATTGCGGAGCGTCTCGGTATTCCCTCCCATATTATTAAGCATGCGAAGGCACAAATTGGCGAAGAGACACGTCAGGTTGAAAATATGATTCAATCTTTGGAGGAGAATCAGAAGGAAGCAGAATTGAACCGTACAGCAACGGAAGCGCTACGTGCAGAGGCTCAGTCCATTCGAGAGCAACTTCGCCTTGAAAAGGAACGCTTCGAACAAGAACGTAATCAGTTAATGGAACAAGCAAAAAAAGAACTAGAAGCAGAAATGCGCGGACGTCTGAAGGAAGCTGAACAGTTAATCCAAGACCTAAGGCAGATGGCACTAGAGGAAGAGACCAGTATTAAAGAGCATCGTCTTATTGAAGCAAAGCGGCGCTTAGAAGAGGCGAGTCAGATCACAGTGCCTTCTGCAACAGGTCGTGGTGTGAACAATAGAGCCAGTAAGGATGAAGGCCCCTTACACCCGGGTGATCCAGTCCTTGTCCTTCACTTACAACAGAAGGGACATATCATTGAACAGGTGAACGCTACTACCTATTTAGTGCAAATTGGCATCATGAAAATGAAGATCGAACGAAAGCAATTGGAGCGAGTTAAGGAGCCGAAGCAGGAGTTGGTTCATGTTTCTCGAGTTAAAGCAGGTACTACCCATGTTCCCCTTGAATTGGACTTACGTGGCGAACTGCTAGAGGATGCTATCATTCGTGTTGATAAGTATCTTGATGAGGCGATGATCGCCGGACTCCATCAAGTTCATCTCATTCATGGGAAAGGCACAGGTGCTCTCCGTAAAGGAATTCAAGAATACCTCCGCCATCATCAATTAGTGAAGAGCTATCGTCTTGGTGGCGAGGGTGAAGGTGGAAGCGGTGTCACCGTGGTGGAAATCTAG
- a CDS encoding CvpA family protein, translated as MVAQLIDIIFLVVVLGYTFIAYQRGFVLQLLRLTSFIISFIVAYFYSPVLIPWLQQQLPLSIQTSQLQFVPTITQLIDMERVIYHGLSFAILFFGTRVVLSVLGYLLDGIMHLPVLSTANHSLGAALGFLEISLFLFIAVNLLVVIPAEWAQTVLQQSSVAQWLLQQTPLFF; from the coding sequence ATGGTTGCGCAACTGATCGATATAATTTTTCTTGTAGTGGTGCTCGGTTATACATTCATCGCCTATCAACGAGGCTTTGTGTTACAATTGTTGCGACTTACTAGCTTTATCATCTCCTTCATCGTTGCCTACTTCTATTCACCGGTACTCATTCCATGGCTACAGCAACAATTACCACTCTCCATTCAAACGAGTCAGTTACAGTTTGTCCCGACGATTACACAGCTCATTGACATGGAGCGGGTCATCTATCATGGTCTATCCTTTGCCATTCTCTTCTTTGGTACACGGGTGGTGCTTTCTGTCTTGGGGTATCTCCTAGATGGTATTATGCATCTACCTGTGTTAAGTACGGCCAATCACTCGCTTGGAGCAGCCCTTGGGTTTTTGGAGATCAGTCTTTTCCTATTCATCGCTGTTAATCTATTGGTGGTGATCCCAGCAGAGTGGGCCCAAACCGTTCTTCAACAATCATCTGTGGCTCAATGGCTACTTCAACAGACCCCCCTCTTCTTTTGA
- the zapA gene encoding cell division protein ZapA, which produces MHEQAKKVTVDIFGQQYHIRGDVSSNYIRMIASTVDDQMKRLASANPRLDSLQLAVLTAVNFADQYEQLKREYDDLLNQMERLKRHSKLPIEQGVREEST; this is translated from the coding sequence ATGCATGAGCAAGCAAAGAAAGTAACCGTTGATATCTTTGGCCAACAATACCATATACGTGGCGATGTAAGCAGCAACTATATCCGAATGATAGCTTCTACGGTAGATGATCAAATGAAGCGGTTAGCTTCTGCCAATCCACGTTTAGACTCTTTGCAGCTGGCAGTGCTCACTGCGGTCAATTTTGCTGATCAATACGAGCAATTAAAACGGGAATATGATGATCTCCTTAATCAGATGGAACGACTTAAGCGACATTCTAAGCTCCCAATCGAGCAAGGTGTAAGAGAGGAGAGTACATAG
- the pheT gene encoding phenylalanine--tRNA ligase subunit beta codes for MLVSYNWLRNYVEIDDISPAQLAERLTRSGIEVDLIEERNQGVSKIVVGKVLTCEAHPAADRLHLCQVDVGEAEPYQIVCGAPNVAANQKVVVALPGAHLPGGIKIKKSKLRGVESQGMICSGDELGIDEKYLSKEEQEGILVLDDEVAVGTDAIAYLGLDDFILDLDLTPNRSDCLSMIGVGYEVAAILGRDVQLPQVDHHEEQQPAPIQVSVAADSYCPYYSARVIRGVKIQASPQWLKNYLIAAGIRPINVVVDITNYVMLEYGQPLHAFDYKKVASKQIHVRQARADEQLETLDDQVRKLDESMMVITDGERPIALAGVMGGANTEVDGETTDILLESALFTGISIRRTAQKLGLRSEASSRFEKGVDPNRVIPALHRATSLILQYAGGAVEGGVALNKPLDVEEKVISLRLSRLNQVLGTAIDQGQVEEYLRRLQFPYEVQGENILVTAPSRRPDISIEEDLFEEVARLYGYDYVPTTLPKGGNTAGSLNTEQRLTRGIHHYFAQHGLSEVITYSLSSPEEEQAFIDKEMERIALAMPLSNDRRTLRTTLLPSLLQVAQYNVSHQLKQLAMFEIGKLFFHHEQEGASEPYEERKTLAGILLGDWLPKGWNQGAEAVDFFLVKGLLEGLFAQLGIVGVTYEQTQQAGFHPGRTAKLTWNEQTLGVMGQLHPSIQKEKDLPVTYLFQLDLANLLAIVQEEPDYQPVPRYPAVQRDLALVVSTDVTADQMKQTIQAEAGGLLEEIRLFDLYAGKGVEDGKKSLAYTLLFRNREQTLQEEEVSTIIHRILEALAEKYGAQLRA; via the coding sequence ATGCTCGTCTCATATAATTGGCTTCGTAACTATGTAGAGATCGATGATATTAGTCCAGCGCAGCTAGCAGAGCGTCTAACACGTTCAGGCATAGAAGTGGATCTCATCGAAGAACGTAATCAAGGTGTTAGCAAAATCGTGGTAGGGAAGGTGCTTACCTGTGAAGCACATCCTGCTGCTGATCGACTCCACCTATGTCAGGTAGATGTGGGAGAAGCAGAGCCCTACCAGATCGTCTGTGGCGCACCCAATGTGGCAGCTAATCAGAAGGTCGTCGTAGCCTTACCAGGTGCTCATCTGCCTGGTGGGATTAAGATTAAGAAATCTAAGCTACGGGGTGTAGAATCACAAGGGATGATCTGCTCTGGAGATGAATTAGGAATCGATGAGAAGTATTTGAGTAAAGAGGAGCAGGAAGGGATCTTGGTGCTCGATGATGAGGTAGCTGTTGGCACTGATGCTATCGCTTATCTAGGCTTAGATGATTTTATTCTTGATCTGGATCTTACTCCGAACCGTTCCGATTGTTTAAGTATGATCGGTGTGGGCTATGAGGTAGCAGCGATCCTTGGGCGAGATGTCCAACTCCCCCAAGTGGATCACCATGAAGAACAGCAACCAGCACCCATTCAGGTTTCCGTAGCAGCAGATAGTTATTGTCCCTACTATTCAGCTCGGGTGATCCGTGGGGTGAAGATTCAAGCCTCTCCCCAATGGCTGAAAAATTACTTAATCGCTGCAGGTATTCGTCCCATCAATGTGGTGGTGGACATTACAAACTATGTGATGCTGGAGTATGGTCAACCTCTCCATGCCTTTGATTATAAAAAAGTGGCATCGAAACAAATTCATGTTCGGCAGGCTCGGGCTGATGAACAATTGGAGACCTTGGATGATCAAGTGCGTAAGCTAGATGAGAGCATGATGGTGATCACCGACGGAGAACGTCCCATTGCCCTTGCTGGCGTCATGGGAGGGGCTAATACGGAGGTAGATGGGGAAACCACGGATATCTTACTAGAATCTGCGTTGTTTACCGGGATCTCCATCCGTCGTACTGCACAAAAACTTGGATTACGTAGTGAAGCCAGCAGCCGCTTTGAAAAAGGTGTTGACCCTAATCGTGTAATTCCTGCTTTACATCGGGCAACCTCCTTAATTCTTCAATATGCTGGTGGTGCAGTAGAGGGCGGCGTCGCTCTGAACAAGCCTTTAGACGTGGAAGAAAAAGTGATTTCCCTTCGCCTCTCACGCTTGAATCAGGTCTTGGGAACAGCGATCGACCAAGGACAGGTCGAAGAGTATTTGCGCCGTCTCCAGTTCCCCTATGAGGTTCAGGGTGAAAATATACTTGTCACAGCACCTTCCCGCCGTCCTGATATCAGTATTGAAGAGGATTTATTCGAAGAAGTTGCACGTCTTTATGGCTATGACTATGTGCCTACCACTTTACCGAAGGGCGGCAATACAGCGGGTAGCCTCAATACTGAGCAACGGTTGACACGGGGGATTCACCATTATTTTGCCCAGCATGGTTTGAGTGAAGTGATCACCTATTCACTTTCATCGCCTGAAGAAGAGCAGGCTTTTATTGATAAGGAGATGGAGCGAATTGCCTTGGCGATGCCGCTTAGTAATGATCGCCGGACACTTAGAACCACACTCCTGCCAAGTCTTCTTCAAGTAGCTCAATACAATGTTTCCCATCAACTTAAACAATTAGCTATGTTTGAAATCGGTAAGCTCTTTTTCCATCATGAGCAAGAGGGAGCAAGTGAGCCCTATGAAGAGCGGAAAACATTGGCAGGAATCCTGTTAGGGGACTGGCTCCCCAAGGGCTGGAATCAAGGCGCAGAAGCAGTTGATTTCTTTCTCGTAAAAGGTTTATTAGAAGGGCTTTTTGCTCAGCTAGGTATTGTTGGTGTCACCTATGAGCAAACACAGCAAGCAGGATTCCACCCTGGTCGAACAGCGAAGCTCACATGGAATGAGCAGACATTGGGTGTCATGGGACAATTGCATCCAAGTATTCAAAAGGAGAAGGATCTTCCTGTAACCTATCTATTTCAGCTGGATTTAGCTAATCTTCTCGCCATTGTACAAGAGGAGCCTGACTATCAGCCAGTACCTCGTTATCCAGCAGTTCAGCGAGATTTAGCGCTGGTGGTAAGCACAGATGTCACTGCAGATCAGATGAAGCAGACGATTCAAGCTGAAGCAGGCGGCTTGCTGGAAGAGATTCGACTCTTTGACCTATATGCAGGAAAAGGTGTAGAGGATGGGAAGAAGAGTCTTGCCTATACATTGCTCTTCCGTAATCGAGAGCAAACCTTGCAGGAAGAGGAAGTATCGACGATTATCCATCGTATTCTAGAAGCATTAGCAGAAAAATATGGAGCTCAATTACGGGCGTAG
- the pheS gene encoding phenylalanine--tRNA ligase subunit alpha, with translation MREKLHALQSEALEMIERVTKLDDLKGIRVKFLGKKGPITEVMRGLGQLSPEERPLMGQLVNEVREKIQAVMEEKQAALEAKQLEEQLASEQIDVTLPGRTVPVGSIHPLTRTIQTIEDIFIGLGFEVAEGPEVEMDHYNFEMLNLPKEHPARDMQDSFYITEETLLRTHTSPVQVRTLLAKAGQVPVKIICPGKVYRRDDDDATHSHQFTQIEGLVVDEGIRMSDLKGILLEFAKEMFGADQKIRLRPSFFPFTEPSTEVDISCMICKGEGCRVCKETGWIEILGAGMVHPNVLRGAGYDPERYTGFAFGMGVERVAMLKHGVEDIRNFYTNDLRFLRQFSHL, from the coding sequence TTGCGAGAAAAGCTACATGCACTACAGTCTGAAGCACTTGAGATGATCGAACGGGTTACCAAGTTAGATGATCTTAAAGGGATCCGTGTTAAATTCTTAGGAAAAAAAGGTCCGATTACTGAAGTAATGAGAGGGCTTGGTCAGCTATCCCCAGAAGAGCGGCCATTAATGGGACAATTAGTCAATGAGGTTCGAGAAAAAATTCAAGCAGTCATGGAAGAAAAGCAAGCAGCGCTAGAAGCCAAGCAGCTTGAGGAGCAACTGGCTTCAGAACAAATCGATGTGACATTACCGGGGCGCACCGTTCCTGTGGGATCTATTCATCCCTTGACCCGTACGATTCAAACCATTGAGGACATCTTTATTGGCCTTGGTTTCGAGGTGGCAGAGGGTCCTGAGGTGGAGATGGATCACTATAATTTTGAGATGCTCAATCTACCGAAGGAGCATCCTGCCCGTGATATGCAGGATTCTTTCTATATCACAGAGGAAACCTTGCTTCGTACCCATACTTCCCCTGTTCAAGTACGTACTTTATTGGCGAAAGCCGGTCAAGTGCCTGTGAAGATTATCTGTCCTGGTAAGGTATATCGTCGCGATGATGATGATGCGACCCATTCCCATCAATTTACCCAAATTGAAGGATTGGTTGTGGATGAAGGAATTCGTATGAGCGACTTGAAAGGGATCTTGCTAGAATTTGCGAAAGAAATGTTCGGAGCTGATCAGAAGATCCGCTTACGTCCCAGTTTCTTCCCCTTTACTGAGCCTAGTACAGAGGTGGATATCTCTTGTATGATCTGTAAGGGTGAAGGCTGTCGTGTATGTAAGGAGACGGGCTGGATCGAAATCTTAGGGGCAGGCATGGTGCATCCCAATGTTCTACGTGGTGCAGGCTATGATCCAGAACGCTATACAGGTTTTGCCTTTGGGATGGGTGTAGAACGTGTTGCCATGTTAAAGCATGGTGTAGAGGATATTCGTAATTTCTATACCAATGACTTACGTTTTCTTCGCCAATTCTCACATCTGTAA
- a CDS encoding DUF2225 domain-containing protein — MQVVDVFYDKKYQCPICDLEFQSKKVRSRYVQPSSYDEDFCPHYSHDLAETNPLFYHIAVCPNCGLAFSDQSLFQNQARLHHLQQFLQHHWKTTDYGVIRSPEQAIAVYKLAIYAATVIEEDPLITAGYCLRLAWIYRYLNQQPNEERFLRLAVQAYEQAYDLLDFTQSEMSEEKVLYILGELERRLHRYQDSVRYFNRCIEVGRRSGEKKMVTRAREQWQLARQQWNQTEDYLGGTFETVNK; from the coding sequence GTGCAGGTTGTAGATGTTTTCTATGATAAGAAATACCAATGTCCTATATGTGATTTAGAGTTTCAGTCGAAAAAAGTACGTTCTCGTTATGTACAGCCTAGTTCCTATGATGAGGATTTCTGTCCCCATTATTCTCATGATTTAGCAGAAACCAACCCTCTTTTTTATCATATTGCGGTCTGTCCAAACTGTGGACTTGCCTTCTCTGATCAATCCTTGTTCCAAAATCAAGCCCGTCTACACCATCTTCAGCAATTCCTACAGCATCATTGGAAGACCACCGACTATGGCGTAATCCGCAGTCCTGAGCAAGCCATCGCCGTCTATAAATTAGCTATCTATGCCGCTACGGTAATCGAGGAGGACCCCTTGATCACCGCAGGCTATTGCCTACGTCTTGCTTGGATCTATCGCTATTTAAATCAGCAACCCAATGAAGAGCGCTTCCTTCGCCTAGCTGTTCAAGCCTACGAGCAAGCTTATGATCTCCTCGATTTTACCCAATCGGAGATGAGTGAAGAGAAGGTACTCTACATCCTCGGCGAGCTGGAACGGCGACTTCATCGCTACCAGGATTCAGTACGCTATTTCAATCGCTGTATCGAGGTAGGTCGACGCAGTGGGGAGAAAAAGATGGTTACACGTGCCCGCGAGCAGTGGCAGCTTGCTCGCCAGCAATGGAATCAGACAGAGGATTACTTAGGTGGTACTTTTGAGACCGTTAATAAGTAG
- a CDS encoding TrmH family RNA methyltransferase, translating into MEQITSTQNVKFKRWKKCLTTKGRKEHQSFLVEGIHMVQEALLHQQQIEGILLEEGRSLPQELDLLLQGQELMVLASSLFQQLAQTVHSQGIIAVIKAPELPRMEELISDADQGQLHILVDGVQDPGNLGTIIRTADAVGATSVLLGKGCVDPYNDKVLRATMGSIFHLPILQIDLLQMIPHLKQAEIQVIAAMLGATELHTNFGWKKQTAIVVGNEGNGVRPEVEALVDKRLSIPMYGAAESLNVAVATALLMYEWRRHYSIK; encoded by the coding sequence ATGGAACAGATTACATCCACTCAAAATGTAAAGTTTAAACGCTGGAAAAAATGCTTAACTACAAAGGGACGTAAGGAGCACCAAAGTTTTCTTGTGGAAGGCATCCATATGGTACAGGAGGCATTGTTGCATCAGCAACAAATTGAAGGGATTCTGCTCGAGGAGGGCAGATCGCTTCCTCAAGAATTGGATCTCCTCCTTCAAGGGCAGGAGCTGATGGTGCTTGCCAGCTCACTTTTTCAACAGTTAGCCCAAACCGTTCATTCCCAAGGGATCATCGCAGTGATTAAGGCTCCTGAATTACCACGCATGGAGGAATTGATTTCTGATGCTGATCAGGGACAGTTGCATATTCTTGTGGATGGTGTACAGGATCCTGGCAATTTGGGGACCATCATCCGCACTGCGGATGCGGTAGGAGCTACCTCTGTCCTGTTGGGAAAGGGTTGTGTAGACCCGTATAATGATAAGGTGTTGCGAGCCACCATGGGCTCGATTTTCCACTTACCAATTCTACAGATTGACCTGCTTCAAATGATTCCTCACTTGAAGCAGGCAGAGATCCAAGTGATTGCTGCCATGCTTGGCGCAACGGAGTTACATACCAATTTTGGCTGGAAGAAGCAAACAGCTATTGTAGTAGGGAATGAAGGGAATGGTGTCCGTCCAGAAGTGGAAGCCCTCGTAGACAAGCGCCTGAGCATCCCCATGTATGGTGCTGCTGAATCCTTAAATGTGGCGGTTGCAACTGCCCTTCTGATGTATGAATGGCGACGGCACTATTCAATAAAATAA
- a CDS encoding potassium channel family protein: MEKSFAVIGLGRFGSAVARYLYQLDYDVMAIDQDEEKIQEHMNYVTHAVQADSTDEEAMKALGIRNFDVVVVAIGEDIQASILTTLILKELGVPMLVVKAQNDQHGKVLDKIGADKVVYPEFDMGRRLAHSLISSNILDHIELAKDYSIIEIRAPKEMVGKTLVQLDFRRRFGCYVMAMKQGKRFNIAPQAEDLIHEGDILVVLGHNQDLKKLEEFSQ; encoded by the coding sequence ATGGAGAAGTCATTTGCTGTGATTGGATTGGGACGATTTGGTTCAGCAGTTGCTCGCTACCTATACCAATTAGATTATGATGTTATGGCAATCGATCAAGATGAGGAAAAGATACAGGAGCATATGAACTATGTCACCCATGCTGTACAAGCTGACTCCACCGATGAGGAAGCGATGAAAGCTTTAGGAATTCGTAATTTTGATGTAGTAGTGGTGGCCATTGGTGAAGATATTCAGGCCAGCATCCTAACCACCCTGATTCTAAAAGAACTAGGCGTTCCCATGCTCGTCGTCAAGGCACAGAATGATCAACATGGAAAAGTCTTAGATAAAATTGGTGCAGACAAAGTGGTCTATCCAGAATTTGATATGGGCCGTCGACTCGCCCATAGCTTAATCTCCTCCAATATCCTTGATCATATTGAATTGGCCAAGGATTATAGCATCATTGAGATCCGCGCACCGAAAGAGATGGTGGGAAAAACCCTTGTTCAGTTAGACTTTCGTCGCCGCTTTGGCTGCTATGTTATGGCGATGAAGCAGGGGAAACGCTTCAACATTGCTCCACAAGCCGAGGATCTCATCCATGAGGGGGATATCCTGGTGGTGCTAGGACATAATCAAGACTTGAAGAAGCTAGAGGAGTTTTCACAATAG
- the sspI gene encoding small acid-soluble spore protein SspI, which translates to MDIDLRTAVKFKMRDETAEEIEATINDAVYTRIEKALPGLGVMFELYWNICNQEERGRICKIIEQELDTQ; encoded by the coding sequence ATGGATATTGATTTGCGGACTGCTGTCAAATTTAAGATGCGGGACGAGACTGCTGAGGAGATCGAAGCCACCATCAATGATGCTGTCTATACGAGGATTGAGAAAGCATTGCCTGGTTTAGGTGTCATGTTTGAGCTGTATTGGAATATCTGTAATCAGGAAGAGCGGGGGCGTATCTGTAAGATCATCGAGCAGGAATTGGATACACAATAA
- a CDS encoding M42 family metallopeptidase yields the protein MESMDEQLEMFRRLTEAPGAPGHEQAVSSLMKEYLTPYAESFFSDGLGSLIAQHTGDPQGPKVMIAGHMDEVAFMVTRITDQGFLRIQPLGGWWSQVMLSQRVIVQTRDGMVEGVIGSKPPHLLKGDARKKALDIKDMYVDVGASSKEEAVSFGIRPGDTVIPVSPFTVMKNPKLLLGKAWDNRFGIAAAIDVMKRLAKEGHPNILYSVGTVQEEVGLRGAQTAVQTVIPDIAFALDVGIDAGTPGITEDEATTYLGKGPSIGIYDATMVPHKGLRDFVFQVANECNLPFQYETIPGGGTDAGRFHLAGKGIPSLNITVPARYIHSHVSIIHRDDYDTAIELLVQVIQRLDHSTVEKLRTY from the coding sequence ATGGAATCGATGGATGAGCAATTAGAAATGTTTCGGCGGCTTACAGAAGCACCAGGGGCGCCTGGACATGAGCAAGCCGTTTCCAGCTTAATGAAGGAGTACTTAACACCTTACGCTGAAAGCTTCTTCAGCGATGGCTTAGGCAGTTTAATCGCACAGCATACAGGTGATCCTCAGGGACCCAAAGTGATGATTGCTGGTCATATGGATGAAGTGGCCTTCATGGTCACTCGCATCACCGACCAAGGTTTCTTGCGGATCCAACCTCTTGGTGGCTGGTGGAGCCAGGTTATGCTCTCTCAGCGGGTCATTGTACAAACACGGGACGGGATGGTGGAAGGTGTCATTGGTTCGAAGCCTCCCCATCTTCTCAAAGGGGATGCTCGGAAAAAGGCCCTAGATATTAAGGACATGTATGTAGATGTAGGTGCTTCTAGTAAAGAAGAGGCAGTTTCCTTCGGTATTCGTCCTGGGGATACCGTGATTCCTGTAAGTCCCTTTACAGTGATGAAGAATCCTAAGCTATTATTAGGTAAAGCCTGGGACAACCGTTTTGGCATTGCTGCAGCCATTGATGTGATGAAACGGCTAGCTAAAGAAGGTCATCCCAATATTCTGTATAGTGTCGGAACGGTACAGGAGGAGGTTGGCTTACGAGGCGCACAAACAGCGGTACAAACGGTGATTCCTGACATCGCCTTCGCCCTTGATGTAGGTATCGATGCGGGAACGCCAGGGATTACTGAGGATGAGGCAACCACCTATCTTGGTAAAGGCCCATCCATTGGAATCTATGATGCTACCATGGTACCTCATAAAGGCTTACGTGATTTTGTCTTCCAAGTTGCGAATGAGTGTAATCTGCCCTTCCAATATGAGACCATTCCTGGTGGTGGAACAGATGCTGGTCGCTTCCACTTAGCTGGGAAAGGAATTCCTTCTCTGAACATTACAGTTCCTGCACGCTATATCCATAGCCATGTATCCATCATTCATCGTGATGACTACGATACAGCCATCGAACTGTTGGTGCAAGTGATTCAACGCTTAGACCACAGTACTGTTGAGAAGCTACGGACATATTAA